One window of Theropithecus gelada isolate Dixy chromosome 4, Tgel_1.0, whole genome shotgun sequence genomic DNA carries:
- the CASP8AP2 gene encoding CASP8-associated protein 2 yields MAADDDNGDGTSLFDVFSASPLKNNDEGSLDIYAGLDSAVSDTASKSCVPSRNCLDLYEEILTEEGTAKEATYNDLQVEYGKCQLQMKELMKKFKEIQTQNFSLINENQSLKKNISALIKTARVEINRKDEEISNLHQRLSEFPHFRNNHKTARTFDTVKTKDLKSRSPHLDDCSKTDHRAKSDVSKDVHHSTSLPNLEKEGKSHSDKRSTSHLPISVEKHCTNGVWSRSHYQVGEGSSNEDSRRGRKDIRHSQFNRGTERVRKDLSPGCGDGEPRILEASQRLQGHPEKYGKGEPKTESKSSKFKSNSDSDYKGERINSSWEKETPGERSHSRVDSQSDKKLERQSERSQNINRKEVKSQDKEERKVDQKPKSVVKDQDHWRRSERASLPHSKNEITTFSHNSSKYHVEERRGWEDCKRDRSVNSHSFQDGRCPSFLSNSRTHKNIDSKEVDAMHQWENTPLKAERHRTEDKRKRERESKEDNKHIRNEKRVPTEHFQKVNKETKKTTSDLKKQNEPKTDKGEVPDNGVSEGAHNKELAMKAENGPNETKNKDLKLSFMEKLNLTLSPAKKQPVSQDNQNKTTDVPKSSGVCDSECSVQAKTVAYVPSVSEHILGEASVSEHTMGETKSSLLEPKVALLAVTEPRIGISETKMEEENSLLVRSVDNTMHCEVPICGTETSFPCPMEIQQTESLFPSTGMKQTINNGRAAAPVVMDVLQTDVSQNFGLELDTKRNDNSDSCGISEGMEMKVALSTTVGETTESILQPSIEEADILPIMLSEDNNPKFEPSVVVTPLVESKSCHLEPCLPKDTLDSSLQQTELMDHRMATGETNSVYHDDDNSVLSIDLNHLRPIPEAISPLNSPVRPVAKVLRNESPPQVPVYNNSHKDVFLPNSAHSTSKSQSDLNKENQKPIYKSDKCTEADTCKNSPLDELEEGEIRSDSETSKPQESFEKNSKPRASADVRKSKTIPRHGKSTVGLDKDSRKTHVRIHQTNNKWNKRPDKSSRSSKTEKKDKVMSTSSLEKIVPIIAVPSSEQEIMHMLRMIRKHVRKNYMKFKAKFSLIQFHRIIESAILSFTSLIKHLNLHKICKSVTTLQKNLCDVIESKLKQVKKNGIVDRLFEQQLPDMKKKLWKFVDDQLDYLFAKLKKILVQFCDSKNFGRDSDEGKPEKTSKQNAQYSDCQKGSGYNSNKELLKKKLSKSEDCVHYKSLVGCKKSEEKYQDQNNSSINTVKHDSKKNFNNCFDNTKNSQSEERSLELHCSSTPKSEKNEGSSIEDAQTSQHATLKPERSFEILTEQQASSLTFNLVSDAQMGEIFKSLLQGSDLLDSSVNCTEKSEWELKTPEKQLLETLKCESIPACTTEELVSGVASPCPKMISDDNWSLLSSEKGPSLSSGLSLPVHPDVLDESCMFEVSTNLPLSKDNVCSVEKSKPCVSSILFEDLAVSLTVPSPLKSDGHLSFLKPDVSSSSTPEEVISAHFSEDALLEEEDASEQDIHLALESDNSSSKSSCSSSWTSRSVAPGFQYHPNLPMHAVIMEKSNDHFIVKIRRATPSTSSGLKQSMMPDESLTSLPRHGKEADEGADKEYISCQNTVFKSVEELENSNKNVDNSKSTHEEQSSMIQTQVPDIYEFLKDASGKMGHRDEVSDECFKLHQVWETKVPESIEELPSMEEISHSVGDHLPNTYIDLTKDPVTETKNLGEFIEVTVLNIDQLGCSGGNLNQSAQILDNSLQADTVGAFIDLTQDASSETKNEGNHPELAVEDLGCGVIQVDEDNCKEEKAQMANRPLECIVEETYIDLTTESPSSCEVKKDELKSELGSNCVNSELPGTLHNAHKKRRNLSDLNHSHKKQRKETDLTNKEKTKKPTQDSCENTEAHRKKASKKRAPPVNKDPLSLKATPGIKDSSAALATSTSLSAKNVIKKKGEIIILWTRNDDREILLECQKRGPSFKTFAYLAAKLDKNPNQVSERFQQLMKLFEKSKCR; encoded by the exons aTTGTCTGAGTTTCCACATTTTCGAAATAATCATAAAACCGCAAGGACATTTGATACAGTTAAAACAAAAGATCTTAAATCTAGATCTCCACATTTGGATGATTGTTCAAAGACTGATCACAGAGCTAAAAGTGATGTTTCTAAAGATGTACATCATAGCACTTCACTGCCAAAtctggaaaaggaaggaaaatcacaTTCTGATAAAAGGAGTACTTCACATTTACCTATATCTGTCGAGAAACACTGCACTAATGGTGTTTGGTCGCGTTCTCATTATCAGGTTGGTGAGGGTAGCTCAAATGAGGAtagtagaagaggaagaaaagatatTAGACATAGCCAGTTCAACAGAGGAACTGAAAGAGTACGAAAAGACTTAAGTCCTGGCTGTGGTGATGGTGAACCAAGGATACTGGAGGCTAGTCAAAGGCTACAAGGACATCCTGAGAAATATGGTAAAGGTGAACCAAAGACTGAAAGCAAAAGTTCAAAGTTTAAAAGTAACTCAGATTCTGACTATAAAGGTGAACGCATTAACTCTTCTTGGGAGAAAGAGACCCCTGGAGAAAGGTCACACAGTCGAGTAGACTCTCAAAGtgacaaaaaactagaaagacaaaGTGAAAGATCACAAAATATAAATAGGAAAGAAGTTAAATcacaagacaaagaagaaagaaaagttgatCAAAAACCTAAGTCAGTAGTAAAGGACCAAGATCACTGGAGAAGATCTGAACGAGCATCACTTCCTCATTCCAAGAACGAAATAACAACATTTTCTCATAATTCAAGTAAATACCAtgtagaagagagaagaggatggGAAGATTGTAAAAGAGACAGGAGTGTAAACAGTCATAGTTTTCAAGATGGAAGATGTCCATCTTTTCTTTCAAACAGTAGAACTCACAAAAACATTGACTCTAAGGAAGTTGATGCTATGCACCAGTGGGAAAACACACCTTTAAAAGCAGAAAGACATAGAACCGAAGATAAGAGGAAAAGAGAACGAGAAAGCAAAGAAGATAATAAgcatattagaaatgaaaaaagagtacCTACAGAACATTTTCAGAAGGTTAATAAGGAAACTAAGAAAACCACTTCTGatttaaagaaacagaatgaaCCAAAGACTGATAAGGGAGAAGTCCCTGATAATGGAGTTTCTGAAGGAGCACATAATAAAGAGCTTGCAATGAAAGCTGAGAATGgtccaaatgaaacaaaaaacaaagacctAAAATTGAGTTTTATGGAAAAATTGAACTTAACTCTTTCTCCTGCTAAAAAGCAACCTGTTTCTCAGGATAATCAGAATAAAACAACTGATGTTCCCAAGTCCAGTGGTGTATGTGATTCAGAGTGTTCAGTGCAAGCTAAAACAGTGGCATATGTTCCCTCCGTCAGTGAACATATCTTGGGGGAAGCCTCTGTCAGTGAACATACCATGGGGGAAACGAAGTCATCATTATTGGAACCAAAGGTTGCTCTTTTAGCAGTGACTGAACCCAGGATTGGTATCTCAGAAAccaaaatggaagaagaaaatagtTTGTTAGTTAGATCTGTTGACAATACTATGCATTGTGAAGTGCCCATTTGTGGTACAGAGACTTCCTTCCCATGTCCTATGGAAATACAACAGACAGAATCCTTGTTTCCATCAACAGGAATGAAACAAACCATTAATAATGGAAGGGCAGCAGCTCCTGTGGTAATGGATGTATTACAAACAGATGTGTCTCAAAACTTTGGATTGGAATTGGATACCAAAAGAAATGATAATTCAGATTCTTGTGGTATTTCTGAAGGTATGGAAATGAAGGTAGCACTTTCAACAACAGTGGGTGAAACCACTGAAAGCATTTTGCAGCCTTCAATTGAGGAAGCTGATATTTTGCCAATAATGCTTTCAGAAGATAATAACCCAAAATTTGAGCCTTCTGTTGTAGTTACACCACTTGTTGAGAGTAAGTCATGTCATTTGGAGCCTTGCTTACCTAAAGATACTCTAGATTCTTCACTTCAGCAGACTGAGTTAATGGACCACAGAATGGCAACTGGTGAAACAAACTCAGTATATCATGATGATGATAACTCGGTTTTGAGCATTGACCTTAATCACCTGAGACCTATTCCAGAAGCTATCAGCCCTCTGAATAGTCCAGTGAGACCTGTAGCAAAAGTTCTTAGAAATGAAAGCCCACCTCAAGTTCCAGTATATAATAACAGTCATAAAG ATGTGTTTTTACCAAATTCAGCTCATTCTACCTCTAAGAGTCAGTCTGATCTCAATAAGGAAAATCAAAAGCCAATTTACAAATCTGACAAATGTACAGAAGCAGACACATGTAAGAATTCACCATTAGATGAATTAGAAGAAGGGGAAATTAGAAGTGATAGTGAAACATCTAAACCACaagaaagttttgaaaaaaattccaaGCCTAGAGCGTCGGCTGATGTGCGGAAGTCAAAGACTATCCCACGACATGGGAAAAGTACTGTGGGTTTGGATAAAGACAGTAGGAAAACACATGTAAGAATCCATCAGACCAATAACAAATGGAATAAAAGACCTGATAAATCTAGCAGATCTTCAAAAACGGAGAAGAAAGATAAAGTGATGAGCACTTCCAGCTTGGAAAAAATAGTTCCAATTATTGCTGTACCCTCTTCTGAACAAGAGATCATGCACATGTTACGAATGATAAGAAAACATGTaaggaaaaattatatgaaattcaaggCAAAATTTTCATTAATACAATTTCATAGAATTATTGAGTCAGCAATTTTGAGTTTTACATCTCTAATTAAACATCTCAACTTACACAAAATCTGTAAGTCAGTGACTACCTTACAGAAGAATCTCTGTGATGTTATAGAGTCTAAACTtaagcaagttaaaaaaaatggcaTAGTTGATCGTTTATTTGAACAGCAGCTAccagatatgaaaaaaaaattgtggaagtTTGTAGATGACCAACTTGATTATTTGTTTGCAAAGCTTAAGAAAATCTTAGTTCAGTTTTGTGATTCCAAAAACTTTGGAAGAGATAGTGATGAAGGCAAACCTGAAAAAACAAGTAAACAGAATGCACAGTATTCAGATTGTCAGAAAGGGAGTGGGTACAACTCCAACAAAgaattgctgaaaaaaaaattatcaaaatcagaaGACTGTGTTCATTATAAGTCTTTAGTGGGATGTAAAAAATCTGAGGAAAAATACCAAGACCAAAATAACTCCAGTATTAACACTGTAAAGCATgacagtaaaaaaaattttaacaactgCTTTGATAATACAAAGAACTCTCAATCCGAAGAGCGCTCCTTGGAACTACACTGTTCAAGCACcccaaagtcagaaaaaaatgaaggaagcagTATAGAGGATGCACAGACATCCCAGCATGCAACTTTGAAGCCAGAACGAAGTTTTGAGATTCTTACTGAACAGCAAGCATCTAGCCTTACTTTTAATTTAGTGAGTGATGCACAAATgggtgaaatatttaaaagtttgttgCAAGGTTCTGATCTTTTAGATAGTAGTGTTAACTGTACTGAAAAAAGTGAGTGGGAGTTAAAGACTCCGGAGAAGCAGTTGCTAGAGACTCTTAAGTGCGAGTCTATACCAGCTTGTACAACAGAAGAGCTAGTTTCAGGGGTGGCTTCTCCATGTCCTaaaatgattagtgatgataaTTGGTCATTATTATCATCTGAGAAAGGTCCGTCTCTGTCTTCAGGGCTTTCATTGCCAGTTCATCCTGATGTGTTGGATGAAAGTTGTATGTTTGAAGTGTCTACTAACCTACCTTTAAGTAAAGATAATGTGTGTAGTGTAGAAAAGAGCAAGCCCTGCGTATCTTCCATACTTTTTGAAGATCTAGCAGTCTCTTTAACAGTACCATCACCTCTGAAGTCAGATGGTCATCTCAGTTTTTTAAAGCCTGATGTTTCGTCTAGTTCAACTCCTGAAGAAGTCATTAGTGCTCATTTTAGTGAAGATGCATTACTTGAGGAAGAGGATGCATCTGAGCAAGATATTCATTTAGCTCTGGAGTCTGATAATTCAAGCAGTAAATCAAGTTGTTCTTCTTCCTGGACAAGCCGATCTGTTGCTCCAGGCTTTCAGTACCACCCTAATCTACCTATGCATGCCGTCATAATGGAAAAGTCCAATGatcattttattgtgaaaatacGACGTGCAACACCATCTACCTCTTCTGGTCTTAAACAGAGTATGATGCCTGATGAATCATTGACATCTTTGCCCAGACATGGAAAGGAAGCTGATGAAGGAGCagataaagaatatatttcatGTCAGAACACAGTTTTTAAATCTGTGGAGGAATTGGAAAATTCCAACAAAAACGTTGATAACAGCAAGTCAACTCATGAAGAACAGAGCTCTATGATACAAACACAGGTTCCTGATATATATGAATTTCTTAAAGATGCTTCAGGTAAGATGGGTCATCGTGATGAAGTGTCTGATGAATGTTTCAAATTGCATCAAGTATGGGAAACAAAAGTGCCTGAAAGCATTGAAGAATTGCCTTCAATGGAAGAAATCTCACACTCTGTCGGGGATCATCTTCCAAACACATATATAGATCTAACGAAAGATCCAGTCACTGAAACCAAAAACTTGGGGGAATTCATAGAAGTAACAGTTTTAAATATTGATCAGTTGGGATGTTCTGGAGGCAATTTAAATCAAAGTGCTCAAATATTAGACAATTCTTTGCAGGCTGATACTGTAGGTGCTTTTATTGATTTGACACAAGATGCTTCAAGTGAGACTAAAAATGAAGGTAATCATCCTGAATTAGCTGTTGAAGACTTGGGATGTGGGGTGATACAGGTAGATGAAGATAATTGTAAGGAAGAAAAggcacaaatggcaaacaggcctTTGGAGTGCATTGTTGAGGAAACCTATATCGACTTGACCACAGAATCTCCCAGTTCATGTGAagtaaaaaaggatgaattaaaATCAGAGCTAGGATCAAATTGTGTTAACTCGGAGTTGCCTGGGACTTTGCATAATGCtcacaaaaagagaagaaaccttTCTGATCTAAATCATtctcataaaaaacaaagaaaggaaacagatttAACCAATAAGGAAAAGACCAAGAAACCTACCCAAGATTCTTGTGAGAATACTGAAGCTCACCGAAAGAAAGCCAGTAAGAAGAGGGCCCCTCCTGTGAATAAAGATCCCTTATCATTAAAGGCAACCCCAGGGATTAAGGATTCATCAGCAGCACTTGCCACTTCTACGAGCCTTTCTGCAAAGAATGTTAttaaaaagaagggagaaattaTCATTTTATGGACAAG aaATGATGACCGGGAAATTTTACTAGAGTGTCAGAAAAGAGGGCcatcatttaaaacatttgcatATTTAGCCGCCAAGTTGGATAAAAATCCAAATCAG gtcTCAGAAAGATTCCAGCAGCTAATGAAGCTCTTTGAAAAGTCAAAATGCAG ATAA
- the GJA10 gene encoding gap junction alpha-10 protein: protein MGDWNLLGGILEEVHSHSTIVGKIWLTILFIFRMLVLRVAAEDVWDDEQSAFDCNTRQPGCNNICYDDAFPISLIRFWVLQIIFVSSPSLVYMGHALYRLRAFEKERQRKKSYLRAQMENPELDLEEQQRIDRELRRLEEQKRIHKVPLKGCLLRTYVLHILTRSVLEVGFMIGQYILYGFQMHPLYKCTQPPCPNAVDCFVSRPTEKTIFMLFMHSIAAISLLLNILEIFHLGIRKIMRTLYKKSSGEGIEDETGPPFHLKKYSVAQQCMICSSLPETISPLQANNQQQVIRVNVPKSKTMWQIPQPRQLEVDPSNGKKDWSEKDQHIGQLHVHSPCPWAGSAGNQHLGQQSDQSSFGLQNTMSQSWLGTTTAPRNCPSYAIGTWEQSQDPEPSGEPLTDLHSHCRDSEGSMRESGVWIERSRPGSRKASFLSRLLSEKRHLHSDSGSSGSRNSSCLDFPHWENSPSPLPSVPGHRTSMVRQTALPIMELSQKLFHPGCFLFPFFLPGVCMYVSVDREADGEGDYLWRDKIIHSIHSVKFNS, encoded by the coding sequence ATGGGGGATTGGAACTTATTGGGTGGCATCCTAGAGGAAGTTCACTCCCACTCAACCATAGTGGGGAAAATCTGGCTGACCATCCTCTTCATCTTCCGAATGCTGGTACTTCGTGTGGCTGCTGAGGATGTCTGGGATGATGAACAGTCAGCATTTGACTGCAACACCCGGCAGCCAGGTTGCAACAATATCTGTTATGATGATGCATTCCCTATCTCTTTGATCAGGTTCTGGGTTTTACAGATCATCTTTGTGTCTTCTCCTTCTTTGGTCTATATGGGCCATGCACTTTATAGGCTGAGGGCCtttgagaaagagagacaaaggaaaaagtcATACCTTAGAGCCCAGATGGAGAATCCAGAGCTTGACTTGGAGGAGCAGCAAAGAATAGATAGGGAACTGAGGAGGTTAGAGGAGCAGAAGAGGATCCATAAAGTCCCTCTGAAAGGATGTCTGCTGCGTACTTATGTCTTACACATCTTGACCAGATCTGTGCTGGAAGTAGGATTCATGATAGGCCAATATATTCTCTATGGATTTCAAATGCACCCCCTTTACAAATGCACTCAACCTCCTTGCCCCAATGCAGTGGATTGCTTTGTATCCAGGCCCACTGAGAAGACAATTTTCATGCTTTTTATGCACAGCATTGCAGCCATTTCCTTGTTACTCAATATACTGGAAATATTTCATCTGGGCATCAGAAAAATTATGAGGACACTTTATAAGAAATCCAGCGGTGAGGGCATTGAGGATGAAACAGGCCCTCCATTCCATTTGAAGAAATATTCGGTGGCCCAGCAGTGTATGATTTGCTCTTCCTTGCCTGAAACAATCTCTCCACTTCAAGCTAACAATCAACAGCAAGTCATTCGAGTTAATGTGCCAAAGTCTAAAACCATGTGGCAAATCCCACAGCCCAGGCAACTTGAAGTAGACCCTTCCAATGGGAAAAAAGACTGGTCTGAGAAGGATCAGCACATTGGACAGCTCCATGTTCACAGCCCATGTCCCTGGGCTGGCAGTGCTGGAAATCAGCACCTGGGACAGCAATCAGACCAGTCTTCATTTGGCCTGCAGAATACAATGTCTCAGTCCTGGCTAGGTACAACTACGGCTCCTAGAAACTGTCCATCCTATGCAATAGGAACCTGGGAGCAGTCCCAGGACCCAGAACCCTCAGGTGAGCCTCTGACAGATCTTCATAGTCACTGCAGAGACAGTGAAGGCAGCATGAGAGAGAGTGGGGTCTGGATAGAGAGATCTCGCCCGGGCAGTCGCAAGGCCAGCTTTCTGTCCAGATTGTTGTCTGAAAAGCGACACCTGCACAGTGACTCAGGAAGTTCTGGTTCTCGGAATAGCTCCTGCTTGGATTTTCCTCACTGGGAAAATAGCCCCTCACCTCTGCCTTCAGTCCCTGGGCACAGAACATCAATGGTAAGACAGACAGCCCTACCGATCATGGAACTATCCCAAAAACTGTTCCATCCTggatgctttctttttcctttcttccttcctggggtgtgtatgtatgtttctgTTGACAGAGAGGCAGATGGAGAGGGAGATTATTTATGGAGAGataaaattattcattcaatACATTCAGTTAAATTCaattcataa